One window from the genome of Moritella sp. F3 encodes:
- the rlmD gene encoding 23S rRNA (uracil(1939)-C(5))-methyltransferase RlmD, with amino-acid sequence MAQIYKAKKVQKTPSKAVEITIEKLDHQGLGFGRLDGKAIFVAGGLPGERVSVNIIEQKKQYAKATLRKVLAPSEQRIEPACPHYATCGGCSLQTLDSEVQADYKQTALFSLLQNFSKNNDINFADPILSQPWEYRRTARLSVMFDRKAKQLAFGFRERNSKSLVAINQCPVLVPALSVLIQPLRALLATLTVRRDLGHIELFAVDSGIICLFRILKPLNEKDQGLLQAFANEQQVSVYLQPEPESVVKLTPDTPAAWYQLSDGEFKLSFTPGNFIQVNPVVNNKMVAQALDWLDLSPEDRVLDLFCGGGNFSLPVARLCHSVVGVEGVDEMVRQAQINAATNNVDNATFYQADLSADFSKLPWAKNSFDKVLLDPARAGAAETVQYLHKLKAKKIVYVSCNPATLARDSKLLMEKHYKLTRLGMIDMFPQTGHVESMALFERV; translated from the coding sequence ATGGCGCAAATTTATAAAGCAAAAAAAGTACAGAAAACTCCGAGTAAAGCGGTCGAGATCACTATTGAGAAGTTAGATCACCAAGGTCTAGGTTTTGGTCGTCTTGATGGCAAAGCGATATTCGTTGCTGGTGGACTACCAGGTGAGCGCGTATCAGTGAATATTATTGAGCAAAAAAAGCAATATGCGAAAGCAACATTAAGAAAAGTATTAGCGCCATCAGAGCAAAGAATTGAACCAGCATGTCCACATTATGCCACGTGTGGTGGCTGCAGTTTACAAACACTGGATAGTGAAGTTCAGGCTGATTATAAACAAACTGCGCTGTTTAGTTTGTTACAGAATTTCAGTAAAAATAATGATATTAACTTTGCCGATCCTATTTTATCCCAGCCTTGGGAATATCGCCGTACAGCGCGTTTAAGTGTCATGTTCGATCGTAAAGCCAAGCAATTAGCCTTTGGTTTCCGTGAGCGTAACAGCAAATCATTGGTTGCGATTAATCAGTGCCCTGTATTAGTGCCAGCTTTGTCAGTATTGATTCAACCTTTACGCGCATTACTTGCTACGCTTACAGTACGTCGTGATTTAGGTCATATCGAGTTGTTTGCGGTAGATTCTGGCATTATTTGCTTGTTCCGTATTTTGAAACCGCTAAATGAGAAAGACCAAGGTTTATTACAAGCGTTTGCTAATGAGCAGCAAGTCAGTGTTTATCTGCAACCTGAGCCTGAATCGGTTGTTAAATTAACGCCAGATACACCTGCCGCATGGTATCAGCTTAGTGACGGTGAATTTAAACTCAGTTTCACGCCGGGTAATTTCATTCAAGTTAACCCTGTCGTGAATAACAAGATGGTTGCGCAAGCACTAGACTGGTTGGATTTAAGCCCTGAAGACCGTGTATTAGACTTGTTCTGTGGTGGTGGTAACTTTAGCTTACCAGTTGCGCGTTTATGTCATTCTGTTGTGGGTGTTGAAGGCGTTGATGAAATGGTGCGTCAGGCGCAAATCAATGCAGCGACGAACAATGTCGACAATGCAACCTTCTATCAAGCAGATTTATCGGCTGACTTTTCTAAGCTACCGTGGGCTAAAAATAGCTTTGATAAAGTACTATTAGATCCGGCGCGTGCAGGTGCTGCTGAAACAGTGCAATATTTACATAAACTAAAAGCAAAGAAAATTGTCTATGTATCTTGCAATCCGGCAACATTAGCGCGAGACTCGAAGTTGTTGATGGAAAAGCATTATAAATTAACACGCCTTGGTATGATTGATATGTTCCCACAAACTGGGCATGTTGAGTCAATGGCGTTATTTGAACGCGTTTAG
- the barA gene encoding two-component sensor histidine kinase BarA yields the protein MTKYGLRAKVMSLTILPTVLIGTLLASYFTFNRYQQLETVLIEQGVNIIEPLAIASEYGMLQNSRESLKKLLGLTHRKFAPTIKSIAIFDTNNKLFVTSNYHRNFSVLKNPDGIKLPETTQVEVLDDYIILRSPIIAEIDNNSFPLNLENPEQILGYLSIQLIRDKAILLQYRDTTVSVFIVLLGFFTALIFSWRLVKNVTQPITDMVTVVDRIREGRLDARVTGDHTGELALLKNGINSMAKSLSAYHEEMQQNIDQATSDLRETLEQIEIQNIELDMAKKRAQAAARVKSEFLANMSHELRTPLNGVIGFSRQLLKTSLSPNQTDYLQTIEKSANNLLNIINDILDFSKLEAGKLTLEQIPFNLRDTIEEAAILLAPTVHDKGLELSLHVDKNVPDGIIGDPFRFQQVITNLLGNAIKFTENGNIDIHIELLEWTDNTVIIQTNIRDTGIGISDQQQAQLFQAFNQADTSISRRYGGTGLGLVITQRLVEFMGGEISLDSDLGQGSNFKFSLKFNVTANSLSEPLPVSNFKGKQVLLYEADNYSARSLISLLNSWDLDVLHCANEAEWRHYINQPYYCVVIAQNDESNLTPMYDKMSQCHDIDAAVVVLINSSDPCLQEEIIRIGAKHCLTKPCNHRKLVNALAYLDKPDQQPIPQLKIEKPKAKVDLSILAVDDNPANLKLISAMLADSVTTIEICSNGAEAVAKANEMDFDIVFMDIQMPIMDGISACRAIRSGTRNQSTPIIAVTAHAMSGERDRLLSKGMDDYLTKPIDESILKRTLQQWSGSSHDNTIVKNHILDWPLTLQRSMGKEDLAVDMLEMFINSLPEISEHLEQALARSLSRSEFKKIIHKFHGGAACCGVLPIQNLADQIERGLRKGAEIEDVEPEIFELQEAIETIIKEAQPYLPN from the coding sequence ATGACTAAATACGGACTTCGTGCCAAAGTAATGTCGCTGACAATTTTACCGACTGTTTTGATCGGTACGTTATTAGCCAGCTATTTCACCTTTAACCGCTATCAGCAATTGGAAACGGTGCTTATTGAGCAAGGTGTTAATATTATCGAACCACTGGCGATTGCCAGCGAATACGGGATGTTGCAAAACAGCCGTGAATCGCTGAAAAAACTGCTCGGTTTAACCCATCGTAAATTTGCCCCCACGATTAAAAGTATCGCCATTTTTGATACCAATAATAAACTCTTTGTAACCAGTAATTATCACCGTAATTTTTCGGTATTGAAAAATCCCGATGGGATAAAATTACCGGAAACCACGCAAGTCGAAGTGCTTGATGATTACATTATTCTACGTTCACCTATTATTGCGGAAATTGACAATAACAGCTTCCCACTAAATTTAGAAAACCCAGAGCAGATCCTAGGTTATTTATCTATTCAATTAATTCGAGACAAAGCCATATTACTGCAATACCGTGATACCACCGTGTCGGTGTTCATTGTATTACTGGGCTTTTTCACTGCGCTTATCTTCTCCTGGCGATTAGTGAAGAACGTAACCCAACCCATTACCGATATGGTCACCGTAGTCGATAGGATCAGGGAGGGGCGGCTTGATGCCCGAGTCACCGGCGATCACACCGGTGAATTAGCCCTGCTCAAAAATGGTATTAACTCCATGGCTAAATCACTATCGGCTTATCATGAGGAAATGCAGCAAAATATTGATCAGGCAACCTCGGATTTACGCGAAACGTTAGAACAGATTGAGATCCAAAATATTGAATTGGATATGGCTAAAAAACGCGCTCAAGCCGCTGCACGGGTTAAATCTGAATTCTTGGCGAACATGAGTCATGAATTAAGAACACCGCTCAATGGTGTGATTGGTTTCTCTCGTCAATTATTAAAAACATCGCTAAGCCCGAATCAAACCGATTATTTGCAGACGATTGAAAAATCGGCCAATAATCTACTTAACATTATTAATGACATTCTCGATTTCTCTAAACTTGAAGCCGGTAAACTGACCTTAGAACAAATCCCCTTTAATCTGCGAGACACCATTGAAGAGGCCGCCATCCTACTCGCGCCAACCGTGCATGATAAAGGCCTTGAATTATCCCTACACGTCGATAAAAACGTACCTGACGGTATAATTGGTGACCCATTCCGTTTCCAACAAGTGATCACCAATTTACTTGGCAATGCCATCAAGTTTACTGAAAACGGTAATATTGATATCCACATCGAATTATTAGAATGGACAGATAATACAGTCATTATCCAGACCAATATTCGCGATACCGGTATTGGTATTTCTGATCAGCAACAAGCACAATTATTTCAAGCCTTTAATCAAGCTGATACCAGTATTTCACGTCGTTATGGCGGTACCGGATTAGGACTTGTTATTACCCAGCGCTTAGTTGAATTTATGGGTGGTGAGATCTCACTTGATTCAGATTTAGGCCAAGGCTCTAACTTTAAATTTTCATTGAAATTTAATGTTACCGCTAATTCATTATCTGAACCTTTACCGGTAAGTAACTTTAAAGGTAAACAAGTACTCTTGTATGAAGCAGATAACTACTCTGCTCGCTCATTAATATCATTGCTGAATAGCTGGGATTTAGACGTATTACATTGTGCTAATGAAGCAGAATGGCGACACTATATTAATCAGCCTTACTATTGTGTAGTGATTGCCCAAAATGATGAAAGCAACTTAACGCCGATGTATGACAAAATGAGCCAGTGCCATGACATTGATGCCGCAGTCGTCGTACTCATTAATTCATCCGATCCTTGTCTACAAGAAGAGATCATTCGTATCGGCGCAAAACACTGCCTCACGAAACCGTGTAATCACCGTAAATTAGTGAACGCATTAGCTTACCTCGATAAACCAGATCAACAACCGATACCACAGTTAAAAATAGAAAAACCAAAAGCCAAAGTTGACCTGTCTATTTTAGCCGTCGATGATAATCCTGCGAATCTGAAATTAATTAGCGCAATGCTAGCCGATTCAGTCACGACGATAGAAATATGCTCCAATGGTGCAGAGGCAGTGGCGAAAGCCAATGAAATGGATTTTGATATTGTCTTTATGGATATCCAAATGCCGATCATGGACGGTATTAGCGCTTGTAGAGCCATTCGCTCAGGTACGCGTAACCAATCTACCCCTATCATTGCAGTCACCGCACATGCAATGAGCGGTGAGCGTGACCGCCTCTTGAGCAAAGGGATGGATGACTACTTAACGAAACCGATTGATGAATCGATTCTTAAGCGTACCCTGCAACAATGGAGTGGCTCATCACACGATAACACGATCGTGAAAAATCACATTTTAGATTGGCCCTTGACCTTACAACGCTCTATGGGTAAAGAGGATCTTGCGGTAGATATGCTAGAAATGTTTATCAATAGTCTGCCTGAAATAAGCGAGCATTTGGAACAAGCATTAGCACGTAGCTTGTCACGCTCTGAATTTAAGAAAATCATTCATAAGTTCCACGGCGGTGCTGCTTGTTGCGGGGTATTACCAATCCAGAACCTGGCCGATCAGATTGAACGCGGATTACGTAAGGGTGCTGAAATCGAAGATGTCGAACCAGAGATTTTTGAATTGCAGGAAGCCATTGAAACAATCATTAAGGAAGCTCAGCCTTACCTACCAAATTAG
- a CDS encoding LysR family transcriptional regulator, giving the protein MRLKTTLDQWLTLSEVDKAGSIQAAATVLNKSHTTLIYAIKKLEDQLGVSLVKIKGRRAVLTEDGKSLLRRAQSMIDQAQALEEISSQLTQGMESELVIAIDHLCDRQWLYGPLARFLAQNSTTSIKIVETSLSKTTSMVAEQQADISIINFPITNHPCESFGTVSMLPVVIKGHPLADKAEPCLADLTVNRQIVIRDLGVEDNIDVGWLKSSQRITVDNFDHAWQAVKQGLGYCRLPKHIVEQNKDCDIVVLNVEYSNRYHVPLHLTLPKGAKTGSAAKGLYYLLLASVDER; this is encoded by the coding sequence ATGAGATTAAAGACAACACTAGATCAATGGCTGACCTTATCTGAAGTTGATAAGGCGGGAAGTATTCAAGCTGCCGCGACAGTATTGAATAAGAGCCATACCACCTTGATCTATGCAATTAAGAAGCTTGAAGATCAACTTGGCGTATCACTTGTTAAAATTAAAGGTCGACGGGCTGTACTTACTGAGGACGGTAAGTCGTTATTACGCAGGGCGCAGTCGATGATTGATCAAGCGCAGGCCTTAGAGGAAATAAGCTCTCAGTTAACACAGGGGATGGAATCTGAGCTGGTGATTGCCATTGATCATCTATGCGACCGACAGTGGCTGTATGGGCCGTTGGCTAGATTCCTTGCGCAGAACAGTACGACATCGATTAAAATTGTAGAAACATCGTTATCAAAAACCACGAGCATGGTAGCAGAGCAACAAGCTGATATTTCTATTATTAACTTTCCAATCACTAACCATCCCTGTGAATCATTTGGTACTGTGAGTATGTTGCCAGTGGTTATAAAAGGGCATCCATTAGCGGATAAGGCTGAACCTTGTTTGGCTGATTTAACGGTCAATAGACAAATTGTCATCCGAGATTTAGGCGTGGAAGATAATATTGATGTGGGTTGGTTAAAGTCGAGTCAGCGTATTACGGTCGATAACTTTGATCACGCTTGGCAGGCGGTTAAGCAAGGTTTGGGTTATTGTCGTTTACCAAAGCATATTGTTGAGCAGAATAAGGATTGCGACATAGTAGTGCTTAACGTCGAGTATTCAAATCGTTACCATGTACCTTTGCATCTCACTTTGCCAAAAGGGGCAAAGACCGGGTCTGCGGCGAAAGGGTTATATTATCTGTTATTGGCATCGGTAGATGAAAGATAA
- a CDS encoding monooxygenase, whose protein sequence is MQKLLQVDFDFTGPFGDEMSAMLVGLAESINHEPGMIWKIWTENQKAQLGGGIYLFENEAYAQTYLEMHSARLKKMGVTDIRGYIFDINAPLSAINRAPTTGVGSDEQ, encoded by the coding sequence ATGCAAAAATTATTACAAGTAGATTTCGATTTTACAGGTCCATTTGGTGATGAAATGTCGGCGATGCTGGTTGGACTGGCTGAATCGATAAACCATGAACCGGGCATGATTTGGAAAATCTGGACTGAAAATCAAAAAGCCCAATTAGGTGGTGGTATTTACTTATTTGAAAATGAAGCCTATGCACAAACTTATTTGGAGATGCATTCAGCCCGCTTAAAAAAGATGGGGGTGACAGATATTAGAGGCTATATATTCGATATCAATGCGCCTTTATCAGCTATTAATCGTGCCCCGACCACAGGAGTTGGCAGTGATGAACAATAA
- the pdxJ gene encoding pyridoxine 5'-phosphate synthase, whose protein sequence is MNKIFLGVNIDHIATLRQARGTTYPDPVHAAAVAELNGADGITVHLREDRRHIVDRDVRVLKETIQTRMNLEMAVTTEMLDIACEIKPEFVCLVPEKREELTTEGGLDVLGQQDKITKAVTRLSEAGILVSLFIDADKEQIDAAVASGAPYIEVHTGAYADAESESEQQAELKKISAGVSYAHQAGLKVNAGHGLHYHNVQPIAAIPEIYELNIGHAIIARAAFDGLGKAVKDMQVIMQEARNNS, encoded by the coding sequence GTGAATAAGATCTTTCTAGGTGTCAACATTGACCACATCGCAACCTTACGCCAAGCACGCGGTACGACTTACCCTGATCCTGTACATGCCGCTGCCGTTGCAGAACTAAACGGCGCAGACGGTATTACAGTGCATTTACGTGAAGATCGTCGTCATATTGTCGACCGTGATGTTCGCGTATTAAAAGAAACGATTCAAACACGCATGAATCTGGAAATGGCTGTAACCACAGAGATGTTGGATATTGCTTGTGAGATCAAACCTGAGTTTGTTTGTTTAGTACCAGAAAAGCGTGAAGAGCTGACGACTGAAGGTGGCTTGGACGTACTTGGTCAACAAGATAAGATCACGAAAGCTGTGACGCGTTTAAGCGAAGCGGGCATTCTCGTGTCGTTATTCATTGATGCCGATAAAGAACAAATCGATGCAGCGGTGGCTTCTGGCGCACCCTATATTGAAGTGCACACTGGTGCTTATGCGGATGCTGAATCTGAATCTGAGCAACAAGCTGAATTGAAGAAGATTTCTGCAGGTGTAAGTTACGCGCATCAAGCGGGCCTGAAAGTAAATGCTGGCCATGGTTTGCATTATCATAACGTGCAACCAATTGCGGCTATTCCTGAAATTTACGAATTGAATATCGGCCATGCAATTATTGCTCGCGCGGCATTTGATGGTTTAGGTAAAGCGGTAAAAGACATGCAAGTTATTATGCAAGAAGCGCGTAATAACAGCTAA
- the recO gene encoding DNA repair protein RecO yields the protein MDLQNAFVLHRRPFKESSLLIDFFTINDGKIALVGRAGRGRKNSQSAILQPFTLLNIAYAGKGGLKSMRQVEAVSNSLPLAGKHLYASFYLNELLYRLLASEQANPELFSHYQHALLALAKREPLEPLLRAFELNLMQCLGNIGALSYCADTMDAVFPERMYKYVPHVGIVPSIYKVAVGSSFLGKDLLAFEQRQFNPENLAAAKRFCRQILLPYLGNKPLKSRELFVNKPLKNR from the coding sequence ATGGACTTACAAAACGCCTTTGTACTGCATCGTCGTCCTTTTAAGGAGTCGAGTTTATTAATCGACTTCTTTACCATTAACGATGGTAAAATAGCGTTAGTGGGACGAGCAGGACGAGGGCGTAAAAACAGTCAAAGTGCAATTTTACAGCCGTTTACTTTACTTAATATCGCCTATGCCGGCAAAGGTGGGCTCAAGTCCATGCGTCAGGTTGAGGCGGTATCTAATTCATTACCGCTTGCCGGTAAGCATCTCTACGCTAGTTTTTACCTCAACGAATTACTTTATCGTTTACTGGCCAGTGAACAAGCTAATCCCGAATTATTCTCTCACTACCAACATGCCTTATTAGCGTTAGCCAAACGCGAACCGCTAGAACCTTTATTGCGTGCATTTGAATTAAATTTAATGCAATGTTTAGGTAACATTGGTGCGTTAAGCTATTGTGCTGATACGATGGATGCCGTCTTCCCCGAGCGTATGTATAAATACGTACCGCATGTTGGGATAGTACCATCCATTTATAAAGTCGCTGTGGGCAGTTCATTTTTAGGTAAAGACTTACTGGCATTTGAGCAACGACAATTTAATCCAGAAAATTTAGCTGCAGCAAAACGTTTTTGTCGGCAAATTTTGTTACCCTATCTGGGCAACAAACCGTTGAAAAGCAGAGAACTGTTTGTTAATAAACCGCTGAAAAATAGATAA
- the era gene encoding GTPase Era encodes MSDMTYSGFVAIVGRPNVGKSTLLNRILGQKVSITSRKPQTTRHRILGIDTEENRQTVYVDTPGLHIDEKRAINRLMNRAASSSLKDIDVDAVIFVVDGTRWTDDDEMVLNKLRDIKCPIYLAINKTDAIKDKAEELMPHLQVLAEKFNFAEIIPISATKGTNVEMLRGICSQQLQEGDFYFPEDYVTDRSSRFMASEIIREKLMRFTGQELPYSTTVEIEQFKVSENGTFHINALILVERDTQKRMVIGNKGTKLKTIGTEARRDMETLFDNKVFLECWVKVKSGWADDERALRSLGYGDEV; translated from the coding sequence ATGAGTGATATGACTTATAGCGGCTTTGTTGCCATCGTTGGTCGTCCTAACGTTGGTAAATCAACGTTATTAAACCGCATCCTGGGACAAAAGGTAAGTATTACCTCGCGTAAGCCACAAACGACTCGTCACCGTATTCTAGGTATTGATACTGAAGAAAACCGTCAAACGGTTTATGTTGATACTCCAGGTCTACACATCGATGAAAAACGTGCCATCAACCGTTTAATGAACCGTGCAGCAAGCAGTTCATTAAAAGATATTGATGTTGATGCGGTAATTTTTGTTGTTGATGGTACGCGTTGGACTGATGATGACGAAATGGTACTAAACAAATTACGTGATATTAAATGCCCAATTTACTTGGCGATTAATAAAACCGATGCGATTAAAGATAAAGCTGAAGAGTTAATGCCGCACCTGCAGGTATTGGCTGAGAAGTTTAACTTCGCGGAAATTATCCCTATCTCTGCAACGAAAGGTACCAATGTAGAAATGCTACGTGGTATTTGTTCACAGCAGTTACAAGAAGGTGATTTTTACTTCCCTGAAGATTACGTTACGGATCGTTCTTCACGTTTCATGGCATCTGAAATCATTCGTGAAAAACTAATGCGTTTCACTGGCCAAGAACTGCCATACTCAACGACTGTTGAGATCGAGCAGTTTAAAGTAAGTGAAAACGGCACGTTCCATATCAATGCGTTAATTTTGGTTGAACGTGATACTCAAAAACGTATGGTTATTGGTAACAAAGGCACGAAACTGAAAACAATCGGCACTGAAGCACGACGTGATATGGAAACCTTGTTTGATAATAAAGTATTCCTAGAATGTTGGGTTAAAGTGAAGTCTGGTTGGGCTGATGATGAACGTGCACTTCGTAGCTTAGGTTACGGAGACGAAGTTTAA
- the rnc gene encoding ribonuclease III gives MTILLERLQTVLGYQYQNAGLLQQALTHRSAYFKHNERLEFLGDSVLGFIISDALFCKFPEVPEGDLSRMRATLVKGLTLAEIAREFELSECLILGPGELKSGGFRRESILADTVEALIGAMYLDSDIEKTRERVLAWYASRLDAIKPGIDQKDAKTQLQEWLQGRKQALPLYQVVEVKGEAHNQEFTIHCVIEGLEHPVTGKGTSRRKAEQEAAQKALEQLQ, from the coding sequence ATGACAATTTTATTAGAAAGATTACAAACTGTATTAGGTTACCAGTATCAAAATGCTGGTCTATTACAACAAGCACTGACGCACCGTAGTGCTTATTTCAAGCATAATGAACGTCTTGAGTTTCTTGGTGATTCTGTACTTGGCTTTATTATCTCGGATGCATTGTTTTGCAAATTCCCTGAAGTACCAGAGGGTGATTTAAGCCGTATGCGTGCAACGCTTGTTAAAGGCTTAACGCTTGCTGAAATAGCCCGAGAGTTTGAACTAAGTGAATGTTTGATCTTAGGTCCAGGTGAATTAAAGAGTGGTGGCTTCCGTCGCGAATCTATCTTAGCAGATACTGTTGAAGCCCTTATTGGCGCGATGTATCTGGATAGTGATATCGAGAAAACACGTGAACGTGTATTAGCTTGGTATGCATCGCGTTTAGATGCGATCAAACCAGGTATCGATCAGAAAGATGCGAAAACACAATTACAAGAATGGCTTCAAGGACGTAAGCAAGCACTGCCACTGTATCAAGTAGTGGAAGTAAAGGGTGAAGCTCATAATCAAGAGTTCACTATTCATTGCGTTATTGAAGGCCTAGAGCACCCTGTTACAGGTAAAGGTACTAGTCGTCGTAAAGCAGAACAAGAAGCAGCCCAAAAAGCATTGGAGCAATTACAATGA
- the lepB gene encoding signal peptidase I — MATYFSLILVLVTFVSGIIWALDKLIWEKARAEKVAFAQTQAELPPEAVAKLGQESFVVENAKSIFPVIAAVLVLRSFLYEPFQIPSGSMMPTLLVGDFILVEKFSYGVKDPVLRSTLIETGKPERGDVAVFKYPPQPTVDYIKRVVGLPGDRIAYRGKQVFIQKACTGTDCKGFEKLDLSLVEIGKFKDQMVELQQYTEQLGDVAHNILINPSRPDLASDFYQQPNPPTRQYEWVVPDGNYFMMGDNRDNSADSRFWGFVPEANLVGKAVFIWTSFEFERDQDSLLPGWIPTGIRFSRIGKLK, encoded by the coding sequence ATGGCAACCTATTTTTCACTGATATTGGTACTGGTGACGTTTGTTAGCGGTATTATTTGGGCGTTAGATAAACTGATTTGGGAAAAAGCGCGTGCTGAAAAAGTCGCGTTTGCGCAAACTCAAGCAGAACTACCACCTGAAGCTGTTGCAAAGTTAGGGCAAGAATCGTTTGTTGTTGAAAATGCAAAATCGATTTTTCCTGTTATTGCAGCGGTATTGGTATTACGTTCATTTTTATACGAACCATTTCAGATCCCATCAGGGTCAATGATGCCAACGTTATTAGTTGGTGACTTTATCCTGGTAGAGAAATTCAGTTATGGCGTTAAAGATCCGGTATTACGTTCTACACTTATCGAAACGGGTAAGCCAGAGCGTGGTGATGTGGCGGTATTTAAATATCCACCACAGCCAACGGTTGATTACATTAAACGTGTCGTTGGTTTACCGGGAGATCGTATTGCTTATCGTGGAAAACAGGTTTTCATTCAAAAAGCATGTACTGGTACAGACTGTAAAGGTTTTGAAAAACTCGATCTTAGCTTAGTCGAAATCGGCAAGTTTAAAGATCAAATGGTTGAATTACAGCAATACACAGAGCAACTAGGCGATGTTGCGCATAACATCTTAATTAACCCTAGTCGTCCTGATTTAGCGAGTGATTTTTATCAGCAGCCTAATCCGCCAACCCGTCAATATGAGTGGGTTGTACCGGACGGTAACTACTTTATGATGGGTGATAACCGTGATAATAGTGCTGATAGCCGTTTTTGGGGTTTTGTGCCAGAGGCTAATTTAGTCGGCAAGGCTGTGTTCATTTGGACTAGTTTCGAATTTGAACGCGACCAAGATTCTTTGTTACCTGGTTGGATCCCAACAGGTATACGCTTTAGTCGTATTGGCAAATTAAAATAA